DNA from Qipengyuania pelagi:
TTCGGAAAAGGCAGGATAGGTCTCGAAGATCGTCGCAAGCAGCGTGGCGAGGGTCACTTCTTTGCCCTCGGGCTGGGACTTTTCACTGTGCGGCCGGACGAATTCGTGCGCGCGCCCCAGCGCGGAAATCCGGCCTAGCAAGTCGCGCGACGCTTCGCCGAACGCTTCATTTGCGCGCGCAGTCAGGCTGATCAAACCGGAAACAATCGCGAAGATGTTCTTGATGCGATGGCTGAGCTCCTGGCTCAGGATTTCGTTTTGGAGGGCGGTGCGCTTCTGCTCGTCGATATCCGTGCAAGTGCCGATCCAGCGCTGGATATCACCCTGCTCGTTGAGGATCGGCAGCGCACGACCGATCATCCAGCGATAATCACCGCTGTGATGCCGCAGGCGATATTCAACCTCGTACGGTTCGCCGGTAGCGAGGCTGTGATTCCATTTCTTCCATGAGTCGGCCTGGTCATCCTCATGGAACATCCCGGCCCATCCTTCGCCGTCGGTTGATCCGACAGGGACACCCGTGAATTCATACCAGCGCGCATTGTAATAATCGTGGGAGCCGTCGGGAAGAGTCGACCATACCATCTGCGGCATGGTGTCGGCGAGCGCATGGAAAGCGGCTCCGGCGGATTGCAGCGCATGCTCTTTAGCCAGGGGCAAGACATCCGGCGCCGAAGAGGATTCGCGGCTGCCAAGCTGGAAATTCGTGATGACTTTTGCATTCATAGCCAGCTTGTGACCTTCCCGGGATGAACAGAATCGGACCGATTGGATACCTGTCGTATCTTGTTGATTTTCAAACGTCGACGCTGCTCGCTCACGCAAGGCGGTGAGACACGCGGCCGAGACGAATCGAGAGCCTCAAATCCCCCGCGGCATCGAAACCGGTTGCTACCAATAGGGTCACTCAACGAGCCATCTCTGCACAGCCATCCGATCGCGTTTTTATCCCGCAAATTTCCGATTTCGCGAATTGCGGGATAAATCCGTTCAGAGCCTCTATTCGCCCAACGTAACCTCGTCGCGGACCTCCGGGCCAATAGGACGCTCGACTGCCTTTTCGGCTTCTCGCTGCGGCGGACGAAGGCTGCGATGATCTACCGGGCCACAGGCAACATTCGAGCTATTCAGATCCTGCTCGGTCATTCCAAGATCGAGAACACGGTCCGGTACCTCGGCGTCGACGTCGAAGATGCCTTGTTGCTGGCAGAGCGGACCGAGATCTGACTTTCACGCGGCCGGCCGGTCATCTCGGCCGGCTGCTTCAGGGAAAGTGCTGAGGTGCGCTGATCGACTGACTTTGGGGTGGGAAGCGGACTGGCAGGTTTTTCGGCCTGCCCCCGTTGTTGAACAGAATAACGCTCGTTCCTCATTTCAACACCATTCGTCAGGGCGCCGTGCGAATGGTCGTCAGATTAAGCCCAATGGCGCCGATAAGGATTAGCGCCATAAAGCCCGCCTGCGCCCAGGATAGGTTCTGACGGAACACGATCCAGCCAATCGCCGCTATGGCAACAATCCCCACCCCCGACCAGACGGCATAGGCGACCCCCATCGGAATGCGCGTCATCGCGAAAGCGAGCAGCCAGAAGCATACGCCGTAGCCTGCCATGGCTGCGATACCATAGCCCCATCGGGTCATCCCCTGAGAGGCGTTGAGCAGGCTGGTCGAGGCCACCTCAAGCGCGATCGCGCCAAGCAACAGCACCCACGCATTGATCGTCATCACCGCTTCTCCTGTCCAGCGGGCCGCGCGAACCATGCCGGCATTGGGCCGATATCCTCGCCCCGATTCAGCGCCGCGGGTGTCGCCGTCATAATGAAGTCCCACACCGGCTTGCTGAAACCGGGATCGACCTTGCCTTCCCAGCGCGCCATGTCGTCATACATCCGGGTCGTCCCCTTCCACATCGCGGGCGTGGCGTTGCGGCTGAAAGGTTCGAGCAACGCGAACCATTCTCGCACGAAGGCGAGAGCTGCATCGCTGTCCGGTTCGAGCGGCAGCGCCGCTTCGATCCGGGCGCTGAGCGCGTGCCACTGCGCCTGATAGGCCTCTTGGCTAAACTCGGGCGCATCGGCCATGTGTTCTTGCCATTCAGCCTGTTCCTCGGGGGTGTAATACTGGTCCACCACATCCTGCCAGGCTTGGGTCTGGTCGGTCATGAGTTTTTCTCCGTCACGAATGAGCGAGCAAAACGTCGCGGCATCGAGCGGCTCGCCTCGGTCGATGCGGGACAATGCGGTATCGATGAGGCCTATAGCGTCAGCGATCTCCTCGGCCTGTTCGGCCAGGCGCCTACGCTGCGCGCTAAGCAAGGCGAGAAGGTTGATCGGTACCGCAAGAACGTAGGGGCCGCGAGACCGGCACACCGCGCCATGGCTTAACCCAGGGCTTTGTCCCTTGCTCGAGCTTTTCGATGATGGCGGCGGTGATGCGCTCCGCTGGCGATGTCGAAGCAGTGCGGCGGGACTTGGTCATGGGAGAT
Protein-coding regions in this window:
- a CDS encoding DMT family transporter, with translation MTINAWVLLLGAIALEVASTSLLNASQGMTRWGYGIAAMAGYGVCFWLLAFAMTRIPMGVAYAVWSGVGIVAIAAIGWIVFRQNLSWAQAGFMALILIGAIGLNLTTIRTAP
- a CDS encoding TipAS antibiotic-recognition domain-containing protein; the protein is MTDQTQAWQDVVDQYYTPEEQAEWQEHMADAPEFSQEAYQAQWHALSARIEAALPLEPDSDAALAFVREWFALLEPFSRNATPAMWKGTTRMYDDMARWEGKVDPGFSKPVWDFIMTATPAALNRGEDIGPMPAWFARPAGQEKR
- a CDS encoding PAS domain-containing protein — its product is MRERAASTFENQQDTTGIQSVRFCSSREGHKLAMNAKVITNFQLGSRESSSAPDVLPLAKEHALQSAGAAFHALADTMPQMVWSTLPDGSHDYYNARWYEFTGVPVGSTDGEGWAGMFHEDDQADSWKKWNHSLATGEPYEVEYRLRHHSGDYRWMIGRALPILNEQGDIQRWIGTCTDIDEQKRTALQNEILSQELSHRIKNIFAIVSGLISLTARANEAFGEASRDLLGRISALGRAHEFVRPHSEKSQPEGKEVTLATLLATIFETYPAFSE